In Capsicum annuum cultivar UCD-10X-F1 unplaced genomic scaffold, UCD10Xv1.1 ctg5425, whole genome shotgun sequence, a single window of DNA contains:
- the LOC124893126 gene encoding uncharacterized protein LOC124893126 has product MLEHKALWALKKLNLQWKDTTKSRLNGIKESDEFRLWVYESSALYNEKMKLNHDRKIEKKVIEKGDQVILYNSRLHLFPGKLKSRWHGPFTVTKVYPYDALEIVNDGTSPFKVNGYRVKNYMGNIEEVKELAHIDLDEV; this is encoded by the coding sequence AtgcttgagcataaggcactatgggcattgaagaagctAAATTTACAGTGGAAGGATACAACCAAATCTAGGTTGAATGGTATAAAAGAGTCGGACGAATTCCGGCTCTGGGTATATGAAAGTTCAGCACTTTACAATGAGAAGATGAAGTTGAATCATGATCGAAAGATTGAGAAAAAGGTAATTGAAAAGGGTGACCAAGTGATACTATACAATTCTAGGCTTCATTTGTTCCCTGGAAAGCTAAAATCTAGGTGGCATGGTCCATTTACTGTGACAAAAGTGTATCCCTATGATGCGTTAGAAATAGTGAATGATGGCACAAGTCCATTCAAGGTAAATGGATACAGAGTAAAGAACTATATGGGAAATATAGAAGAAGTAAAGGAACTAGCTCATAttgaccttgatgaagtctga